One part of the Clostridium thermosuccinogenes genome encodes these proteins:
- a CDS encoding ABC transporter substrate-binding protein: MKKLLSALLILTLTAMMLAGCNTASNKADNNKETSSTSSDEITTSEEPKEQSDEQKYEPVDIRIGGLKGPTSIGMVKLMESAEAGAAANNYSFTIAGSADELTPKLIQGELDIAAVPANLASVLYNNTNKAIKLLAVNTLGVLYIVEKGSAIDSLDDLKGKTIYATGKGSVPEYNLRYLLSQNGIDPDKDVTIEWKTEPTEVVALLKETDGGIAMLPQPYVTVAQTQVEGLNIAVDLTQAWDELNNRSALITGVLVVRKEFAEKYPGQIAAFLDEYKLSTEYVNANVSEAAKLVEKFDIVKAAVAEKAIPYCNITYLEGAEMKDAMEGYLGVLFEQNPKSVGGVLPEDDFYYTR, from the coding sequence ATGAAAAAACTATTATCGGCATTGTTAATTCTAACATTAACAGCTATGATGCTGGCAGGATGCAATACAGCATCCAACAAGGCTGACAACAACAAGGAAACCTCCTCCACATCATCCGATGAGATTACCACATCGGAAGAACCAAAGGAGCAGTCGGATGAACAGAAATATGAACCCGTTGACATCCGTATAGGCGGGCTTAAAGGGCCGACTTCCATAGGCATGGTAAAATTGATGGAATCAGCAGAAGCCGGCGCAGCAGCAAATAATTATTCTTTTACCATCGCCGGTTCGGCAGATGAGTTGACTCCCAAGCTTATCCAGGGAGAACTGGATATTGCCGCAGTTCCTGCCAACCTTGCTTCGGTGCTTTACAATAATACCAACAAAGCGATAAAGCTTCTGGCGGTAAACACCCTGGGTGTTCTTTATATTGTAGAAAAAGGAAGCGCAATTGATTCTTTGGATGACCTGAAAGGCAAAACCATCTATGCCACCGGAAAAGGTTCCGTGCCGGAATACAACCTGAGGTATCTCCTATCTCAGAATGGCATTGATCCTGATAAAGACGTGACCATCGAATGGAAGACTGAGCCAACTGAGGTAGTGGCTTTGCTTAAAGAGACGGACGGCGGTATTGCCATGCTTCCGCAGCCCTATGTTACCGTTGCCCAAACTCAGGTGGAAGGACTTAATATAGCTGTTGATCTTACCCAAGCTTGGGATGAGCTGAATAACAGAAGTGCTTTGATAACCGGTGTGCTGGTTGTGAGAAAGGAGTTTGCGGAAAAATATCCCGGACAGATTGCCGCATTCCTTGATGAATACAAGCTTTCTACCGAATATGTGAATGCAAATGTTTCAGAAGCTGCCAAGCTGGTAGAAAAGTTTGATATAGTAAAAGCGGCGGTTGCAGAAAAGGCTATTCCCTACTGCAACATCACCTACCTTGAAGGGGCGGAAATGAAGGACGCTATGGAAGGATATCTTGGCGTGCTTTTCGAGCAAAATCCGAAATCTGTAGGAGGTGTCCTTCCGGAAGATGATTTTTATTACACCCGGTAG
- the truA gene encoding tRNA pseudouridine(38-40) synthase TruA, translating to MYNYKLIAQYDGSRYKGWQRLGDTDNTIQGKLENVLSEMTGEPIEVIGCSRTDAGVHALAQVANFKTSKNFAESDIKEYLNRYLPKDICILDVEAVPERFHARYNAKYKAYLYKIWNKEYSNPFMRKYSMHIENKLDIDKMKEAREYFIGEHDFTAFSNAKSKKKSMVRKIYSITIDQEDGFILIRLIGNGFLHNMARKIVGTLIEVGLGKLDAATIPDIIESKDRSLAGFIADACGLYLEKITY from the coding sequence ATGTATAATTACAAGCTTATAGCTCAGTATGATGGCAGCCGCTATAAAGGCTGGCAGCGCCTGGGTGACACTGATAATACAATTCAGGGCAAACTGGAGAATGTGCTTTCTGAGATGACGGGGGAGCCTATAGAAGTCATAGGCTGCAGCAGAACTGATGCCGGAGTGCATGCCTTGGCTCAGGTAGCCAATTTTAAAACCAGTAAAAACTTTGCGGAATCCGATATAAAAGAGTATTTGAACAGGTATCTGCCAAAGGATATATGCATTTTGGACGTTGAAGCCGTTCCCGAAAGGTTTCATGCCAGATATAATGCAAAGTATAAAGCATATTTGTATAAGATTTGGAATAAGGAATACTCAAACCCTTTCATGAGAAAATACAGCATGCATATTGAGAACAAGCTGGATATTGATAAGATGAAGGAAGCAAGGGAATACTTCATTGGAGAACATGATTTTACTGCTTTTTCCAATGCCAAGTCCAAGAAAAAATCCATGGTGCGTAAAATATATTCCATTACCATAGATCAGGAGGATGGTTTCATACTGATCAGGCTGATAGGCAATGGATTTCTCCACAATATGGCGCGGAAGATAGTGGGGACATTGATAGAGGTCGGACTGGGAAAACTTGATGCCGCAACCATACCGGACATAATAGAATCCAAGGACAGAAGCCTGGCAGGATTTATTGCTGATGCCTGCGGACTATACCTGGAGAAAATTACTTATTAG
- a CDS encoding ABC transporter permease has translation MKVYASVFKMRLINGLQYRTAALAGVATQFFWGFMFIMIYEAFYQNASVKQPITLEQLIDYVWLQQAFLAFITFWFRDGEIFDLITSGNIAYELCRPSGIYGFWYSKLVAQRLSSALLRCFPILIIAFLLPEHYGLSVPPGIDAFIMFIVTLLLGLLVLVATSMFIYISVFYTMSPTGSQLLFNIIGDFFSGVLIPIPLMPEWLQRIAYILPFRLASDLPFRVYSGNIPVEEAMKSILIQLIWLGILVVSGRGLLGKALKRVVVQGG, from the coding sequence ATGAAAGTATATGCTTCCGTTTTTAAAATGCGTTTGATAAATGGGCTGCAATACAGGACGGCAGCTTTAGCAGGGGTGGCAACCCAGTTTTTCTGGGGGTTTATGTTCATAATGATTTACGAAGCCTTTTACCAAAATGCTTCTGTCAAACAGCCCATAACCTTGGAGCAGTTGATTGATTATGTCTGGCTGCAGCAGGCGTTTCTCGCATTTATTACATTTTGGTTCAGGGATGGGGAGATTTTTGACCTGATTACCAGCGGCAATATTGCTTATGAGTTATGCCGTCCAAGCGGGATATATGGTTTCTGGTATTCAAAACTTGTCGCGCAGAGGCTCTCCAGTGCTCTGTTGAGGTGCTTTCCCATTCTAATCATTGCTTTTTTACTGCCGGAGCATTATGGACTGTCCGTACCTCCGGGAATTGATGCATTTATTATGTTTATAGTGACGCTTTTACTGGGTCTGTTGGTGCTGGTAGCAACATCCATGTTTATATATATCTCAGTATTCTATACTATGTCACCGACAGGATCGCAACTATTGTTCAACATAATCGGGGACTTTTTTTCAGGGGTGCTCATACCGATACCCCTAATGCCTGAATGGCTTCAGAGGATTGCATATATTCTTCCGTTTCGTTTGGCCTCTGATCTGCCTTTCAGGGTATACAGCGGAAATATTCCGGTGGAAGAAGCCATGAAAAGCATCTTAATACAGCTAATATGGCTGGGGATACTTGTTGTGTCAGGCAGAGGACTGCTGGGAAAAGCTTTAAAAAGAGTAGTGGTGCAGGGCGGTTGA
- a CDS encoding DUF6320 domain-containing protein yields MKYCDHCQVHLRGNRDVCPLCGNMLPEGSEGSLQEEICPVIPPSYESHLAVKIMVFISIVATVASFAVYIIFPTDINWPILVLLGILSMWVSLVVVIRKRHNMPKNIMWQVTIVSALSVVWDWKTGWRGWSLEFFIPIACVTAMLVMYVTAKIMKLSVRDYIAYALLNGLFGIIPGLFILLDWIKVYHASIACIALSIIFISAIFIFQGENIKAELKKRMHI; encoded by the coding sequence ATGAAATATTGCGATCATTGCCAGGTTCATTTGCGCGGGAACAGAGATGTATGCCCCCTGTGCGGAAATATGCTGCCGGAAGGCAGTGAAGGCAGCCTCCAGGAGGAAATATGCCCTGTAATACCTCCTTCTTATGAAAGCCATCTGGCTGTTAAAATCATGGTCTTTATATCAATAGTAGCCACAGTAGCGAGCTTCGCTGTTTATATAATATTTCCTACAGATATTAACTGGCCCATCCTGGTATTATTGGGGATTCTCAGCATGTGGGTCAGCTTGGTCGTGGTTATACGGAAAAGGCACAATATGCCCAAAAATATAATGTGGCAGGTTACGATTGTGTCGGCGCTTTCAGTTGTCTGGGACTGGAAAACCGGCTGGAGAGGATGGTCATTGGAATTTTTCATCCCAATTGCCTGTGTTACGGCTATGCTGGTCATGTATGTGACTGCAAAAATCATGAAGCTCAGTGTAAGGGATTATATTGCCTATGCACTGCTGAACGGTCTTTTTGGCATCATCCCGGGATTGTTTATTCTCCTCGATTGGATAAAAGTCTATCATGCTTCTATAGCGTGCATAGCATTAAGCATTATTTTCATATCTGCCATATTCATATTCCAAGGGGAGAATATCAAAGCCGAGTTGAAAAAAAGGATGCATATATGA
- a CDS encoding CdaR family transcriptional regulator yields MHLSTESAQQIANEISTIVKQNVNIMDAQGYIIASTDPQRIGNFHEGAKKIIEEGLPEFYVTPEAQTPTTRTGLNLPIVINGETIGVVGITGEYEQVYNYGQIVKKMTEILVRESYNREQERFDNKIRNRFLEDWILGSGLEQGSAFIERGVALHIDITRPRRAMVLRINGFRQLAGTGEGQKLIEKVEREVQRFISQEQSNIYLRLTTKQVCLVSPRSDEMMKALAEKLVQHIKRNLDVDLLIGIDSGESGTTDVRTAYAKANKASHACLVSNHSILLYDQINMEIFMEDIPKSVKEEYLRKIFTGCSYEKILHWINILEAYFSAEGSISLAAQKLYMHKNTLQYKLKKLEEITGYDVRLPSNSAVFYIAVLFFRDVKNDMTIYGE; encoded by the coding sequence TTGCATCTTTCTACAGAAAGTGCGCAGCAAATTGCCAATGAGATAAGCACTATTGTCAAGCAAAATGTGAATATAATGGATGCTCAAGGTTATATTATAGCCAGCACTGATCCCCAGCGCATCGGTAATTTTCATGAAGGCGCAAAAAAGATAATTGAGGAAGGCTTGCCTGAATTTTATGTCACCCCGGAAGCGCAGACTCCTACCACCAGGACCGGTCTTAACCTGCCAATAGTCATCAATGGTGAGACCATCGGTGTTGTGGGTATCACCGGTGAATACGAGCAAGTATACAATTATGGCCAGATTGTGAAGAAGATGACTGAAATTTTGGTGCGGGAGAGCTATAACCGGGAGCAGGAGAGGTTTGACAATAAAATCAGGAACCGATTTTTAGAAGACTGGATCTTAGGTTCCGGCCTGGAGCAAGGCAGTGCTTTCATAGAACGAGGTGTAGCGCTGCATATTGATATAACCCGGCCAAGGAGGGCAATGGTGCTGCGCATTAATGGTTTCCGGCAGCTTGCCGGTACCGGTGAAGGGCAGAAGCTGATTGAAAAGGTGGAAAGAGAAGTACAGCGGTTTATCTCCCAGGAGCAGTCAAATATATATCTGCGGCTGACAACCAAGCAGGTTTGTTTGGTATCGCCCCGAAGCGATGAAATGATGAAGGCACTGGCAGAGAAGCTTGTTCAGCATATAAAAAGAAACTTAGATGTGGACCTGCTTATAGGGATTGACAGCGGAGAGTCTGGAACCACTGATGTCAGAACTGCTTATGCAAAAGCAAACAAAGCCTCCCACGCATGCCTTGTGTCAAATCACTCTATCTTGCTGTATGACCAGATCAATATGGAAATATTTATGGAGGATATTCCAAAGTCAGTGAAAGAGGAGTATCTCAGGAAGATTTTTACCGGCTGCAGCTATGAAAAGATACTGCACTGGATAAATATCTTAGAAGCCTATTTCTCAGCGGAAGGCTCCATAAGTCTTGCAGCGCAAAAATTGTACATGCATAAAAACACACTGCAGTATAAGTTAAAAAAGCTGGAGGAAATAACCGGATATGACGTGCGGCTTCCCAGCAACAGTGCGGTTTTTTACATTGCAGTACTGTTTTTCCGGGATGTGAAGAATGATATGACAATTTATGGGGAATGA
- a CDS encoding ATP-binding cassette domain-containing protein, protein MDIVVSEITKRFGSILVLDRFSATFPKSELTFLMGPSGCGKTTFLNILMGFISPDEGTISGVPELKSAVFQEDRLCESFNAVSNVRLACDRKVDKNTIISHLERIGLKGSLSKPVSELSGGMKRRVAIVRAMLAESDILFLDEPFKGLDDETKKTTMQYVKDNMGKRTVIMVTHDMDEVKALGGRLITMSGKPASL, encoded by the coding sequence ATGGATATCGTAGTTTCGGAGATAACCAAAAGGTTTGGTTCCATCCTCGTTCTGGACCGCTTCAGCGCCACGTTTCCCAAAAGCGAGCTTACTTTTTTAATGGGACCTTCCGGATGTGGAAAGACCACTTTTCTTAACATCCTTATGGGTTTCATTTCCCCCGATGAAGGTACCATCAGTGGAGTTCCCGAGCTGAAAAGCGCCGTGTTTCAGGAGGATAGACTCTGCGAAAGCTTTAATGCCGTCTCCAATGTGCGTCTTGCATGTGACCGGAAAGTTGACAAAAACACCATCATTTCACACCTGGAAAGGATCGGCCTTAAAGGTAGTCTATCGAAGCCTGTAAGCGAGCTAAGCGGTGGAATGAAACGCAGGGTGGCCATAGTGCGGGCTATGCTGGCGGAAAGCGATATACTGTTTCTTGACGAGCCTTTCAAAGGCTTGGATGATGAAACAAAGAAAACTACAATGCAGTATGTGAAAGACAACATGGGAAAAAGGACTGTTATTATGGTAACCCACGATATGGACGAAGTGAAAGCCTTAGGCGGAAGGCTGATAACCATGTCCGGGAAACCTGCCTCCCTTTGA
- a CDS encoding ABC transporter permease, producing MIFITPGRQKIEKAISIFLALAIWQVGAMLLDNSLLLVTPAAVAKRLVSLLAEPDFLSSVGFSLVRIISGFLLALVAGSVLSVIAGRFRPAETLLWPYMTAIKTVPVASFIILCLIWLSSKNLSTFISFLMVLPIIYTNMLQGIKSTDRKLLEMAQLFRAGWLKKMKYIYIPHIKPYLLSACSVSIGLSWKSGIAAEVIGIPDGSIGEKLYEAKVYLSSGDLFAWTIVIVVLCIAFDKLFLLLLKKLFVRLEKS from the coding sequence ATGATTTTTATTACACCCGGTAGGCAGAAAATTGAAAAGGCAATATCCATATTTTTAGCGCTAGCCATATGGCAAGTGGGTGCAATGCTGCTTGATAACAGCCTGCTTCTGGTAACACCTGCGGCAGTTGCCAAGAGGCTTGTAAGCCTTTTGGCAGAACCTGATTTCCTTAGTTCCGTGGGATTTTCGCTGGTGCGTATCATTTCCGGTTTTTTACTGGCATTGGTTGCCGGAAGCGTCCTTTCTGTAATCGCCGGGCGCTTCCGCCCTGCTGAGACATTGCTCTGGCCTTATATGACTGCCATCAAAACGGTACCGGTGGCATCTTTCATCATCCTTTGCCTGATATGGCTCAGCTCTAAGAATCTTTCGACATTCATATCCTTCTTGATGGTGCTTCCTATTATATACACAAACATGCTTCAGGGGATAAAAAGCACCGATCGCAAGCTTCTTGAAATGGCCCAGCTGTTTCGCGCAGGTTGGCTCAAGAAGATGAAGTACATATATATTCCCCACATCAAGCCTTATCTTCTTTCTGCCTGCAGTGTGTCCATAGGGTTGTCGTGGAAGTCAGGCATAGCGGCAGAAGTCATCGGAATACCCGATGGTTCCATTGGGGAGAAGCTTTATGAGGCAAAGGTGTATTTGAGCTCCGGAGATCTGTTTGCCTGGACGATTGTAATAGTTGTGCTGTGCATTGCCTTCGATAAGCTGTTTTTGCTGCTTCTAAAAAAACTGTTTGTCAGATTGGAGAAATCATAA
- a CDS encoding class I SAM-dependent methyltransferase, translated as MIRANIKGIDLELETSQNCFSPSKIDTGTLAMLSCVEFEPGQKILDLGCGYGVVGITAARLIGASGVYMVDIDPEAVLYSKKNAERNGVGDVHIMQSDGFEALQESGFDIILSNPPYHTDFAVAKKFIEKGFNRLKIGGRMLMVTKRKEWYKNKFISIFGGVRVHEIDGYFVFEAERRNLSYAKKSKS; from the coding sequence TTGATTAGAGCAAACATAAAGGGGATTGATCTGGAGCTTGAAACTTCGCAAAACTGTTTTTCACCAAGCAAAATCGACACCGGGACATTAGCCATGCTTTCATGCGTTGAATTTGAACCGGGACAGAAGATTTTGGATTTAGGGTGCGGCTATGGAGTTGTGGGAATAACCGCCGCTCGATTGATCGGAGCCAGCGGTGTTTATATGGTGGACATTGACCCGGAAGCGGTATTGTATTCAAAGAAGAATGCCGAAAGGAACGGGGTGGGAGATGTTCATATCATGCAGAGTGATGGCTTTGAAGCATTGCAGGAATCAGGGTTTGATATAATTTTGAGCAATCCTCCTTACCATACGGATTTTGCCGTGGCAAAAAAGTTTATTGAGAAGGGCTTCAACCGTCTTAAAATCGGGGGCAGGATGCTCATGGTGACAAAGCGCAAGGAATGGTATAAAAACAAATTCATATCCATTTTTGGCGGCGTAAGGGTTCATGAAATAGATGGGTATTTCGTTTTTGAAGCGGAGAGAAGAAACCTGAGTTATGCAAAAAAATCCAAGTCATGA
- a CDS encoding TM1266 family iron-only hydrogenase system putative regulator: MENRISVISIIVEDTEISSKVNELLHDFGKYIIGRMGIPYRDRGISIICVVLDAPGDVTSSLSGKLGMLKGVTTKTIVAKSKKEKDGLT, from the coding sequence ATGGAAAACAGGATATCTGTAATAAGCATCATCGTTGAGGATACTGAGATATCTTCCAAAGTGAATGAACTGCTGCATGATTTCGGAAAGTATATCATCGGCAGAATGGGGATTCCATACAGAGACCGCGGTATCTCAATCATATGCGTAGTCTTGGATGCACCAGGAGATGTAACCAGTTCACTGTCGGGTAAGCTCGGAATGCTAAAAGGCGTAACAACAAAAACTATAGTTGCAAAAAGCAAAAAGGAAAAGGACGGATTGACATGA
- a CDS encoding GntP family permease encodes MSGFGLIIAFVVSIIVMIVAISKLKIHPFLSIMGVSLILGLVAGIPLVNVTKDDGTVVQGLANVIGAGFSGTFTSIGIVIILGALIGTILEVTGAAFKLADMVVKLVGKKRPDLAMLIMGWVVSIPVFCDSGFVILNPIRRALVRRTQTSSVAMTLCLSAGLYASHVFIPPTPGPIAAANTLGVGNNMLLVMGMGVLVSIPALVASYFYAKFIGKKVKSGDEADAAVKDGEIVKTYEQIVAEYGRLPNGMLALSPIIVPIILMALGSIASMARWTGTALTLFTFLGTPIIALAVGTLFGVLLLADTKKMKEFYSITDSTLKTVGPILFVTAAGGVLGKVIAVSGMVEYITSKATLLQTVGIFFPFILSAILKSAQGSSTVALTTTAGIMAPLMGLMGLESPVMSVLTVMAIGAGAMTVSHANDSYFWVVTNFGAMKPEQGYKTQTMITLVEGLASMVGVLILYMIFR; translated from the coding sequence ATGTCTGGATTTGGTCTTATTATTGCGTTTGTGGTTTCCATCATCGTAATGATTGTGGCAATTTCCAAGCTGAAAATCCACCCCTTCCTGTCCATCATGGGCGTATCGCTTATTTTGGGACTTGTTGCGGGCATTCCTCTGGTAAACGTTACCAAAGATGACGGCACTGTGGTACAGGGCCTGGCTAACGTTATCGGAGCAGGTTTCAGCGGCACTTTTACCAGTATTGGTATAGTTATTATCCTGGGTGCTTTGATAGGCACCATTCTTGAGGTAACCGGAGCTGCATTCAAACTGGCGGATATGGTTGTCAAGCTGGTTGGAAAAAAACGTCCCGACCTTGCTATGTTGATAATGGGTTGGGTTGTTTCCATCCCTGTTTTCTGTGACAGCGGCTTTGTAATCTTAAATCCTATCCGTAGAGCTCTTGTAAGGCGTACGCAAACCAGCAGCGTAGCGATGACGCTTTGCTTGTCTGCAGGATTGTATGCTTCCCATGTATTTATTCCTCCGACACCAGGACCTATTGCTGCCGCCAACACTCTTGGCGTTGGAAATAATATGCTTCTGGTTATGGGAATGGGTGTGCTGGTTTCCATACCTGCCCTGGTAGCTTCATACTTTTATGCAAAGTTTATAGGGAAAAAGGTTAAATCCGGTGATGAGGCCGACGCTGCTGTAAAAGATGGTGAAATTGTAAAGACTTATGAACAGATTGTGGCTGAATATGGACGTCTGCCTAACGGAATGCTCGCCCTTAGCCCCATCATTGTACCGATTATACTCATGGCATTGGGTTCCATCGCTTCTATGGCACGTTGGACCGGTACTGCCCTTACTCTCTTCACTTTCTTGGGCACACCTATAATTGCTCTTGCTGTAGGCACCCTGTTTGGTGTATTGCTGTTGGCTGACACCAAGAAAATGAAAGAGTTTTACAGCATAACCGACAGCACATTGAAAACAGTCGGTCCCATCCTGTTTGTAACTGCAGCAGGAGGAGTTTTAGGCAAGGTTATTGCAGTTTCCGGCATGGTTGAATATATTACGTCGAAAGCGACTCTATTGCAGACAGTGGGTATATTCTTCCCGTTCATACTGTCAGCCATCCTCAAATCAGCCCAGGGTTCATCCACCGTGGCTCTCACTACCACAGCCGGTATCATGGCGCCCCTTATGGGACTTATGGGGCTGGAATCCCCTGTGATGAGTGTCCTCACGGTTATGGCCATTGGTGCAGGAGCGATGACTGTCTCCCACGCTAATGATTCATACTTCTGGGTTGTTACCAACTTTGGAGCAATGAAACCGGAACAGGGTTACAAGACCCAGACAATGATAACTCTGGTGGAGGGTCTGGCTTCAATGGTAGGAGTGTTAATTCTCTATATGATATTTAGATAA
- a CDS encoding ABC transporter ATP-binding protein, which yields MITVEGICKTFKVAKRSAGFIAAAKAMFKREYIAIDALRDVSFKIEEGEVVGYIGPNGAGKSTTIKVMSGILVPDSGKCEILGRTPWKERIAHVKNIGVVFGQRSQLWWDVPVIDSFELLKDIYKIPQNEYSNNLDMLVQTLDISGIINTPVRQLSLGQRMRCEIAASLLHNPRILFLDEPTIGLDAVSKIAVRNFIKKINKEKKVTVILTTHDMNDIEALAERVLLIGKGRILYDGSLKDLRNRFGANKTITVDYSENHQPIEIAGTKLLSWSPERASLYVDTKKVKVSDVISMLSDKLELTDVTVENPPIEEIIVELYKEYAL from the coding sequence ATGATCACAGTTGAAGGAATATGCAAGACCTTTAAGGTGGCAAAGCGTTCTGCCGGGTTCATAGCGGCAGCAAAGGCCATGTTTAAAAGGGAATACATTGCGATAGATGCACTCCGGGATGTCTCATTTAAAATTGAAGAAGGAGAAGTTGTCGGTTATATCGGACCCAATGGTGCAGGCAAATCCACAACAATAAAAGTGATGAGCGGAATCCTCGTCCCGGACAGCGGAAAGTGTGAGATTTTAGGCCGGACACCATGGAAAGAGAGAATTGCCCATGTGAAAAACATTGGCGTGGTTTTCGGGCAACGGTCCCAGCTATGGTGGGATGTGCCCGTAATTGACTCCTTTGAGCTTTTGAAAGATATATATAAAATACCACAAAATGAGTATTCCAATAATCTGGATATGCTTGTACAGACGCTGGATATATCAGGCATTATAAACACTCCCGTACGGCAGCTGAGTCTGGGTCAGAGAATGCGCTGTGAGATAGCTGCGTCTCTTTTGCACAATCCGAGGATACTTTTTCTGGATGAGCCTACCATAGGACTGGATGCAGTATCAAAGATCGCTGTGCGTAATTTTATAAAGAAAATTAACAAGGAAAAAAAGGTTACTGTCATCCTGACCACCCATGATATGAATGATATTGAAGCTTTGGCTGAAAGGGTGCTGCTGATTGGAAAAGGCAGAATCCTCTATGACGGCAGTCTTAAAGACCTTAGAAACAGGTTTGGAGCAAATAAAACTATTACTGTCGACTATAGTGAAAATCATCAACCTATAGAAATTGCTGGAACCAAGCTTCTCTCATGGTCACCGGAAAGAGCTTCTCTGTATGTTGATACTAAAAAAGTAAAGGTTTCCGATGTGATATCCATGCTTTCCGACAAGCTGGAATTAACGGATGTGACTGTGGAAAATCCGCCCATTGAAGAGATCATTGTGGAATTATACAAGGAGTATGCCTTATGA
- a CDS encoding ABC transporter permease codes for MRLYFKYLKILLKAQMQYRISFWLLTLGQFFVPLSIFVSLYFLFERFGNIKGWSFFEVALCFSVANMAFAITECFARGFDAFSRMVSAGEFDRVLVRPRSTVIQVMGSRFEFTRVGRLLQSIGVLIWALMNLPIDWNAAKAITLVLMVVSGVFIFTGIFVLAATLCFWTIQGIEVANIFTDGGREMSQYPLDIYKKWIARFFTFVIPFGCMNYYPLMYVLDRVEGNEILYMLSPLCGILFVFPCFLVWRIGVRHYRSTGS; via the coding sequence ATGCGCCTTTATTTTAAGTATTTAAAAATTTTACTTAAAGCTCAAATGCAGTATAGGATTTCTTTCTGGCTGCTTACCCTGGGACAGTTTTTTGTACCTCTTTCAATTTTTGTGAGCCTGTATTTTCTTTTTGAGAGGTTTGGAAATATAAAAGGATGGAGCTTTTTTGAAGTGGCTTTATGCTTCTCAGTTGCCAATATGGCCTTTGCCATTACTGAATGCTTTGCCAGAGGTTTTGATGCATTTTCAAGAATGGTGTCTGCAGGGGAGTTTGACAGGGTTTTGGTAAGGCCACGCAGTACAGTTATACAAGTCATGGGCTCAAGGTTTGAATTCACCCGGGTAGGCAGGCTGTTGCAAAGCATAGGAGTTCTGATATGGGCATTGATGAATCTGCCCATCGATTGGAATGCAGCCAAAGCGATTACATTGGTTTTAATGGTTGTAAGCGGGGTGTTCATCTTTACAGGTATATTCGTTCTTGCTGCAACTTTGTGTTTCTGGACAATTCAAGGCATTGAGGTTGCCAATATATTTACCGATGGGGGCAGGGAAATGAGCCAATACCCTCTTGACATTTACAAAAAATGGATTGCCCGTTTTTTCACCTTTGTAATTCCTTTTGGCTGTATGAATTACTATCCTTTGATGTATGTATTGGACAGGGTGGAAGGAAATGAGATTTTATATATGCTGTCACCCCTTTGTGGTATTCTGTTTGTTTTTCCATGCTTTCTTGTATGGAGGATCGGAGTAAGGCACTACAGATCTACCGGTTCATAA